In the Arachis hypogaea cultivar Tifrunner chromosome 20, arahy.Tifrunner.gnm2.J5K5, whole genome shotgun sequence genome, agtgttggttttgcttgtgttattagagattgtaatgggagctggcaaagggggtgtttgggaatgattgagagtaatagtattcttcaaggagaattgtttgctatttggagaggatatcttttagcttgggatgtgggtcaacgagatgttatttgtgagacggattgtgtggaagcatttaatcttgttactcaagatggttttgggtttattgatctactggtgctcaaaataagagatatcatgcattggaattggcgtgttgactttcgtttgattatgagagatgcaaacacggtggcagatactatggcaaagatggcgatgaagttacaactttcgcatgtggagcttctttcaccttgggaggagtttaagagtagtcttaaacgggactgtccctctatttaagcagttccttgttttgtttcttttgtttttctttgtttaatttatttcagtcacaaaaaaaaaatgaaatggacTTTTCCCTTAAAATTAGGAAAATGTTAATAACTGAATTTGTTGGGAATAAAAAGCGAGTGTATATTGGTGGGGCGAAAACAACAAAAAATTGGTGGGGCGAAAACAACAAAAAACTGAAAGGAATCATTTTGTGCGTGTTGATGAATGATGGAAAATGGGAAAAAAAGATTAGGCACAAAGTAGTGAATTTTGAATTGAATATTCATCACCCTCTTTTGTTTCTCGTCAGCCGCTCGCATCAGCATCAAACCACGTCAATGGATTAGTTGATTACTATTTACTACTCACTCTAATTAACATAAAAGTAATAACAGTAGCTCCATTAATAATAAAGTTAACGGGTGATTTTGGGTTCCAAATTCCCATTTAATCATAATTAGTAGTAAATCATCATTTCATTTCTCAGTTTCCAAAGCTCTGAATTCTGAAACGCCAGAATGGGTCACGGAGACTCCAAACTGTCGTCTTCTTCCGTAACGGAAAAGAAAGCCTCCCGTCGAGCTCGCTTCAAGCAGCGTCTTCACATCGGCCACTATATTCGCCACCGCACCGCTAACTCTAACGGTAACGCTAACGGCAACGGCAACGGCAACGGCAAAGGATCTTCTTCCTCACAGAAACTCATCTCCGCCGACAACTTCGCCGGAATCGCCCTCTTTACCTTACTCCgcgtaatctctctctctctctctctctctctctctctctctctgtaatTCAGCTGAAATTTACAGTTATTGTGGTTGTGTAGGCGGAGATGCAGTTCAAGGACAAATGGATTGCATGCCTTTCACTCGGAGAACAGACATTCCGTACTAAGACCTCCGACAAGTAATCAACTAATATTCATATTCTTTTCACTATCGTAACTCTTTGAAGAAGATGTTCTTTCTACTTTCTGCCTTTGTTTtaggaattaaaaaaaatgtagtCCGTTTATGTATTCATTCTGTGTTTTTTTCCATGATGGTGCAGTACAGACAAGCCTGTTTGGAATTCTGTGAGTACTCTTCAACTGttattcttctttttaatttccttttgagTTGGTGCTACCATGCTGTGTATATGTGCTTTCATGTTTATGCGCCTCATGTAACTAAGAAGTACTTTAGGAACTTACGTTACTGTGTTGGAGATTAATGCTACTTATGTAAGTATCTACAACCATGCTTTAAAAGTTCAGGCATTATGGGTGACCACAAAAAAGGTGGACATGCTTTGCTTTCATTCATCATTCCTTTTACTATAGGAACTTGAGTTTAGTTTGCTGTGATATTAGTTTATTCAATTACTTTTACTATAGGGCAGTGTTTCTTCTCTGAGACTGATATTCTCTTTCCCAGGAAAAGAAACTTCTTTTGGAACAGAATGGACCACATGTTGCAAGAATCTCAGTTTACGAGGTATGCTATAAGAACCgttttagttttctttatttaattatgcTTTACATCTGGGATGCCTTTCTGCTTCATTTCAAGAGAAGAAGTGTTTGTCAATCTCTATGTGCTAGAAGGAAATTAAGTTTAAATACTGCatctaactttaatttttttttctcatgcAGACCAATAAATTGTCCAGCAATACTCTTGTTGGATACTGTGAGATTGATCTGCTTGAATTTCTGACCCAGGTGAGGAAACTTGATTtattttcatatataatttttttaattgtgtgTAGTTGGATCTATTCATTTACCAGCTACTTTATGTGCTCTTTAGGGTATACGCACAAGTTATGCTGAAAAGGGAGGAAAAGGCATCAAGGGGAAAAGAAGTGTAATGGGAGGGTTTAGATAGTTTTATCTTATTCCCCAAGGAAAAAAGATTTGGGGGAAATTATAAAATCAGGGTATTTGTTTTAGGATGGGTGGGGGTTGAGAGATTAATAATACCCTTTAAATGGCTTTCCCTTTGAAACAACAAAACTTTTGGATAGGGGTGAGGGTTAAAACCCTATAAACCTCTCTTACTTCCCTTCTCATTCTAGATCAAACTCATGAACACACCCTTAAGCATTATCCATTTTCTAAACTTTGATGCCGATGACTTGGCAATGCAGGATTCTGATTCTGACACTGAGATCATCAACCTTTTAGATCCATCAGTTCCAGGAAAAGTGGTTGGCAGCATTTCTATTTCATGTTCTATAGAGGTATATGACGTAAATGTGTATACTGTTGTTAATTTAAGTATGACAAAGATTTCTAACAATTATGAATAAAACCTAACAGGACCCAATTGAGACGGAGAAAGGTTTTGTAAGACGCATCTTATCTATAGTGGTAAGTTTGATATTTCCTTTGCATTCTGATAACCTGTGTCTAGTGTGGGCCTGAATAACTGACATATGAGGTTATCAGAAGTAGTAGTTAATCATCCTATTGCTACATGAGAGTGCTGATTTCATACAACATTGTACCAATTGCTAGTAGATATTAATGTGACTATTCCAGTTTCTTCTTGGTGATTCCTTTTCTCTGTTTGAGGCTCTATAAAACTGAAAGGAACTCCATATAAGTTGAACATATATATGATAGAATAATCTTTGAATTATATACGTCATAGAAAGTGCAATATGTAATTCACAAttgttttgataatttaaatataattatctcATTTAGTATTATCAACCTGAGACATTATGCTGTTGGCAGGACTTCAATGAAGATGGGATGCTTTCACTGTCTGAATTTTCTGATCTAATCGATGCTTTTGGCAATCAATTAGCAACCAGCAAGGTACAGGCCTacacctattttttttttctcaataatTTTGAGCTTGCTGAATTATCTTTCATTTGCTTGTATACCCAAATTTGGATTTGGAGTATGATTTTCTTATCTTCTCTTGGGATTAACTAACGAAAGTTTAAACTTTGAACCTTGAATTCAAACAATTGAAATTTGCTTTCATGGTTATATCCAAGCCTAAGCTGATCCCGCATAGTGAGATAAGGCTTTGTTATTGTGTTGTTGGCTATACCCAAGCCCAATTCTTCATCATAGAAGGTCTGAACCTCACGGTTCAAATAATAAATCTTGAACCAATACAATTTCTAGTTTTGTATATATTTGTTTCATTGCTTCACCGGTACAATTTCTTTCTCAACAGAAAGAGGAGTTGTTCAAAGCAGCTGACAAGAATGGAGATGGTGTTGTTAGCATGGATGAATTGGCTGCCCTTCTTACATTTCAACAAGAAAAGTAATGACTAATCTTGATGCAAAGAGAGTAAAAGCTTTGGTTTTTTAAACCTATTGTCGTCTTCAGCTATCATATGTTGTGTTAAATATTTCCAGCTTTTCATTTGTATTGCTGATGATGTATTATTTTTGAATGATTTAATTAACCACTCAATCTAAACTATTAGTTCAGTCTAAAAAAATCGTCAACAATGAATGCACTTGGATTAGGAACTTGTTTTTCAAACTGTTGTCCAATtacttttgtttgatttttattaacttaactagCTGCTGGTATTTGCAGGGAACCACTGTTGAATTGCTGTCCTGTTTGTGGTGAGGTTCTTAATATTTCCGACCAGTTGAACAGCATGATTCACTTAACACTCTGTTTTGACGAAGGGACTGGAAATCAGGTGATGACTGGAGGATTCTTGACTGATAAGCAAGCTTCATATGGGTAATCTTCTACATTGCTACTAGTTTAGACTTTGAGAGACAGGATACCAGAGCATGATCATTATTGACCTAATGGATTACATATCAATTTTTTTAGTGTGACATAAAAGGAATCTGGCTATGCATTTATGATTGTTAATCAATAAAATAAGAAACGAGCTCGTCAATCAAATAAGAAACTtcacttattatttatttatttaggtgGTTCTTCAAACTGAGTGAATGGGCCCATTTCTCATCCTATGATGTTGGTATTCGATCTGGATCTAGTGCTTCCCATATCCTGGTATGCCATTTTCTATCCCTTTTTGTCTCTTTATTTTAACAATCTAATGAGATTTATATGATACATCATAGATTCATGTATGTTTTATAGTTATACCAGGATGTGCGGAACCTCTTGGAAAATCCGTTCTCCACATTTCTAATGTCTGAGTTAGCCACATAACTATAATAATTTGAAGAAAGGCTTCCATGCTCATTTGCTAGATACATCAATCGTTGCATCCTTCTCACTCTTTTATCAAGCATCAATTTTTGTCATGCATGCCAATTTTTTCAAATGCATGAGAATTTGAATAGTATTGACTCAATAACGTCATTCAAGTAGAGAATCATGAATGTTTCTAAGagaatttgatattaaaaaaaaaatttactgggATTTTAGTCTTAAATTGTATCTGTTCTCCCtttaaaattcttatttatttatcttatttttggtATCAGGTATATGATCGGAAGTCTCAAAGGCTTGTTGAAGAAATAATTGACAAAAAAATTGTTTTGTCTATGAGAGCTATTTATCAGTCAAAAGTAGGCCTTGGCTTAATGGATGTAGGTATGAGATAACCTCAAACCTTTTAGTTCAAAAGAATTTCTTTATTTATGTAACTTGGATCAAGATCCTGTAAAGTGAGGAAGTTGGTAAAGTAGTAAAGTGAGGAGTTAATCACTTTTAAATTAAGATAGTGGGGCACACATTTCTTGGAAGTTTCAAATTCAATGGTGATTAACCCCTCACTTTATCACTTTACCAACTTCCTCACTTTAGAGGATATAAATTCACGTGACTTAACCAGTCATTGCGCATTGTTTTGGGCCTTAAAGCTTATATCTTCCGAAGTGTTGTTGTTAGTAGAACGTATTATGATTTTGATGGTTGAAAGTCATCATACAGATATGGATCTTGTAGATACTTCTTTTCCTCTTTTGTGTTTGTTTTTTTGTCATTGACATTTAAGTTGATTTTGTGCCAAATACCAATAGATTAGGAGTAATAAAAAGTATCAgagttttttacaattagaagTATTCTGCATACTTCTAGCACCATGGGTCACGTTATATCAGATCTGCTTTATGTATTGGGTTTTCTTAATATTGTATTCTCCATTGGTGGACATCTTACGCGCAGGGGTTAAGGAGCTCTTGCAAAGCATTTCCGAAAAGCAGGGAGCACGAATGGATTCACCTGAATCCGCTGCTGATATACCCAAGTTTGTTGAATCTTATAAGGTTGGAAATTGCTTCTTTTATGAAACAATTTGATGTTGGCATGTCATAGGAAAATGTATGTCTGTAGTTATATGGTGTCCCTTGATTGGGAGTTTCAATGAAATTTTCTCTTTATTGAGGTGCCCCCTTGTTTCACTTTAGTTCTAGTTACAGTTTTACTTTAGTtctttatgttcttaacttgtgTGTCTATAATTAACCCTTAATATAAAATGTGACTATTATTGTAGGGTCAAATCAATTTGGCTGAAGTCAAGTATCCACTGGAACACTTTAAGGTGGGCTAAAACTTCTGAAAGAGTTTTAATTCATTTGTTATTGATGCAAAGTTGCTCCTGAACTTCTCTTGAGCCTGTTAGTTGTTAATGAGATTTCTGTAAGTTAATAGGACAAAATTTGGGTAGAAAGGGGACCTGAAATATAAAAAGGCCCATATGATATCTATTATCTGCTAGTAGAATATATATCTCTATTGATCCTGCTAGAACTTGCTCCTAGAACTGAAAAAAATCTCTCTCCATTGAACTGGGTACTAAAGGTTTGGTTGTATACAAGCAGTTGGAAGAttaccatttttttttcttttttctgagcAGACATTCAATGAGTTTTTCATTAGAGAGTTAAAGCCCGGTTCAAGACCAATTTCCTCTCCAGAATGTGATAACATTGCTGTATGTGCTGCTGATTGCCGTCTAATGGCATTTAAAACAGTTGATGACAGTTCAAGATTTTGGATTAAGGTACTTCGTTTGTTACTTCTCTTGTTTATCGAAGGTTCCTGGTCTCGAATCAACACTTCTTTTATGTAGATATTCACATTGAAAATCTGCCAACAGATTTTTTTTAGGCATATTAATTAGTCAATTCTGAAATAAAACATATGAAACCATTTGGTTTTTACACATTATCAAGTGATGCATGATGAAtacacttttca is a window encoding:
- the LOC112783307 gene encoding phosphatidylserine decarboxylase proenzyme 2 isoform X2, yielding MGHGDSKLSSSSVTEKKASRRARFKQRLHIGHYIRHRTANSNGNANGNGNGNGKGSSSSQKLISADNFAGIALFTLLRAEMQFKDKWIACLSLGEQTFRTKTSDNTDKPVWNSEKKLLLEQNGPHVARISVYETNKLSSNTLVGYCEIDLLEFLTQDSDSDTEIINLLDPSVPGKVVGSISISCSIEDPIETEKGFVRRILSIVDFNEDGMLSLSEFSDLIDAFGNQLATSKKEELFKAADKNGDGVVSMDELAALLTFQQEKEPLLNCCPVCGEVLNISDQLNSMIHLTLCFDEGTGNQVMTGGFLTDKQASYGWFFKLSEWAHFSSYDVGIRSGSSASHILVYDRKSQRLVEEIIDKKIVLSMRAIYQSKVGLGLMDVGVKELLQSISEKQGARMDSPESAADIPKFVESYKGQINLAEVKYPLEHFKTFNEFFIRELKPGSRPISSPECDNIAVCAADCRLMAFKTVDDSSRFWIKGRKFSVQGLLGKEMCSNAFVDGTLVIFRLAPQDYHRFHVPVSGTIEQFVDIPGCLYTVNPIAVNSKYCNVFTENKRVVSIISTVDFGKVAFVAIGATMVGSITFTRKKGDYVKKGDEFGYFSFGGSTVICVFEKNSIAIDEDLLANSSRSLETLVCVGMRLGISTKSS
- the LOC112783307 gene encoding phosphatidylserine decarboxylase proenzyme 2 isoform X1; the protein is MGHGDSKLSSSSVTEKKASRRARFKQRLHIGHYIRHRTANSNGNANGNGNGNGKGSSSSQKLISADNFAGIALFTLLRAEMQFKDKWIACLSLGEQTFRTKTSDNTDKPVWNSEKKLLLEQNGPHVARISVYETNKLSSNTLVGYCEIDLLEFLTQGIRTSYAEKGGKGIKGKRSDSDSDTEIINLLDPSVPGKVVGSISISCSIEDPIETEKGFVRRILSIVDFNEDGMLSLSEFSDLIDAFGNQLATSKKEELFKAADKNGDGVVSMDELAALLTFQQEKEPLLNCCPVCGEVLNISDQLNSMIHLTLCFDEGTGNQVMTGGFLTDKQASYGWFFKLSEWAHFSSYDVGIRSGSSASHILVYDRKSQRLVEEIIDKKIVLSMRAIYQSKVGLGLMDVGVKELLQSISEKQGARMDSPESAADIPKFVESYKGQINLAEVKYPLEHFKTFNEFFIRELKPGSRPISSPECDNIAVCAADCRLMAFKTVDDSSRFWIKGRKFSVQGLLGKEMCSNAFVDGTLVIFRLAPQDYHRFHVPVSGTIEQFVDIPGCLYTVNPIAVNSKYCNVFTENKRVVSIISTVDFGKVAFVAIGATMVGSITFTRKKGDYVKKGDEFGYFSFGGSTVICVFEKNSIAIDEDLLANSSRSLETLVCVGMRLGISTKSS